In Lolium rigidum isolate FL_2022 chromosome 3, APGP_CSIRO_Lrig_0.1, whole genome shotgun sequence, the genomic window tgaacgtgattgttgtttatttcataaaccctagatacatatttatagtccgggggactttctaattcaggcgtgcacctaaccgtgcacgggttaaactctaacttctaaacgacacgtatcctactatggtacagatacacgggcaaactagcccaaactttgtatacaaggccgattcatatattccttctatgtatattcttcaagcccatcttcaatcgcggcccacctctgatccggtcaaattctggtgataacacggttatccgaacctcgcgttttgacgcctggtgaaccagggatgatcccggcggatttatcggatcttatggtgaaagtgtacaacctctgcagagtgaaaactattcgaatagccgcgtccgcggtcatggacggttgggaaggcatgATACCTACGCTGAAGAGTTTTTGTTTTACAAATGTTTTCAAATAAAAGATTTTGAAAAGTACCGGGAAGGTACAGGAAAATGCCAGTGGGACTGGAGAAAATGTACctgagaggtacggtggaaagttggtacAGTTGTTTTGGCCATTTTGAAGGCCGGAAAaataaattgggtcacccttacctattagtcttagaATGAAAATTGTTTACAAAAATATTTTCAACAAAGTTATAGAGGTATCTTATTCTCGAGAGaaactctctctctcgctctttttcgccttagttagtgcctgttccttgctactgccatattgcatatcctttatttctctctaaggtggtttgcgagtacattcaaacgtactcattggcattgttgttttggctatttacttggccagactttgaagaggagtactacaAAGAAGAATACTACGAcgtcgaagacgcgaactaggacgctctcccagttagccgcctgtagggtaaaggcctgacttgggttccaccgctgtttggagtcaaataaattccgctgctgtttgttgaactatggccttgatggcctatgatgtaagacttacgTAATATCTgtaattcggtactgtaatggatgatgtaatctgatatcagttcggttatgtattcacgatggaatgatcttgggatcgtgaaattgtatgcataacaggagttctggactggtaagtccgggacCGACAGCTAGGCAATGGCAATGGTCTACCTAATTTTGAAAATCTTCCATAATTTTATCGATCAAGGCTTTTGAATATCCCTGGCTCAATGTAGCACCTCATGAAGAAGTCATCTCGTACATCTTGTTTCACATCGGCCTTGATGATATTTGTTGCCGAGTAAGCCCTTTCAACCATTATCCTTGTCACTTGTAAAAGCAATGTCAGCTCAATGAGGCGATAAACCGAAGAAAACATTATATGCCTTTTAAATATCGAGACAAAACTCTTAAGGATTTCAATTATCCGTGTGTAAATGATGAATAGCTCAACGCTATCTTGTTCatgctcataataatatccatgaTAAATCTGTAAAAACATAGAAGTTGTCAAACTGTAATCGAGTGTAAGGTGGAGGCATTTTTCTCGATACCTTAGTTATAAGGCAGAACGAAGGAGTAAAATTGGAAAATGACGAGGAAAAGAAAGAGGGAGAGCAGTAGAGCATACTCGAAAGATAGCAGCAACTTCAGCAAGGGCGGAGCGGCGCATGCCGGTGATTGATTTCCTTTAATTTGGTTGGAGGAGTCCACTCCACACTGTTATTGTGTAGAGGTAGGTCAATGGAATGGAGCCCATGGGCCCATGGAGCGAGCTGTAGCTACTCCGCAGGCATGCGGCCGTGCTCCCCCGGAGAGAACCGCCTACTGCCCCGGCCGTACACCGGCACACCGAGTGAGTGACCACATGCACCTCACCTGCCAACACGGGAAGAAACACGTCTATTTTAGGAGTGGTGTTATGCTTCCTATATTTTAAAATACATCTATTTTGaaatgttttaaaaataaaaataaaagttcACACGTATATCTTCAGGCGCTACACgtctacaaagttgtttcatgaaaaatcgacttatcgTGTGGCGTGagcaaaaaagataaaattcaatgctaaaaataaatTCGTTTGACAAgacaaattttctcttttttacataaacCAAAAACATCGGTTTTTCGCGATACTTGACGGAGACATATATtatagagatgtacatgtagaaatttttatcaatttttttcgacacttcgaaatatgtttttgtgGTAGagtgagcatatgcacccgggagctgaATTTAATTTCCGTCTATTTTGCCCCAATAATGTGGaagcagatttggtgcacatgagcaccagtgctttcAGTTTTTACAATATTTAAAAATTGTACATCTGCGTTTCAAAAATCGTCACATTTATTCCACgaatacatacacatgtcctGAATGTTTGTGCGAAGTTCGGTAGAAATTTCATTGTATTTTGAGTTACAGGAAAAAAAAAGTTTGTGGCTACGTATAGTGGtagatatttgtcagaaatttatcttttttatagcCCGAAATATAACATATTTTCTCCAAATTTCTACGGTACCTTCAGAATGTTTATATGAAATTTCAAATATTTTTAAAcataaaaaatataatttttaaaaatcGGGAGCACTGGTACTcatgtgtcaaagacacttttTGCTATACTgtagtatactattttgttatctAGTTTTTTTAGAAACATAATAAAGAATTAGACGGTCACAAATACATCCATGTGAACGCACGTCACTAATTGGCTAAgttatactacctccattccaaggtttaaggcctattttttttagaaagtcaaataaAGTAAACTTTAACCAAACTTTTAGAAtaatttatgaacaaatatgatattttatagataccatatgaaaatatatttcattatctatctaatgatattgattttgtacttttcatgttaatgatttttgataaaaaatatagaccttaaaccttgggatggaggtagtaataaACTAATAATACAACCACAACTTGGTTAGGTTACATGCCCCGACTGGGAAATATGTGTGAGAATCATCTCCTACGTGGTTTTACAATTATTTTACTTTTTATATCTTGCCATGCCAAAGTTCATATCAGTGGGCTGTAGGGTATACTCCGTCCGTTTCAAAATAGAGAAAGTTCTAGTTTTGTGCCAACTCAAACTTCTTTAAGTTTGACCTAATTTAAAAATCATCAGTATGTACAACATTCAATCTATATGGCATTAAAATTTGATGTATGATGAATGTAATATAAATAATCTGATGTTatatatttttctaaaaatttagtcaaacttGAAGTAATTTGACTTGAGAATTGAGACAAAACTAAAACATCAGTTATTCTAGAATAGAGAAAATGGTGTTGAGCATATGGTTGCCAGCTCCGTCAGTTATTTATGATTTATACTCAACATTCAAAGAGCCAGACAATTCAATTATACACACATCAACACCTCTCCTCACATATGACAAtgaaagagaaagtcaacacgtggaaCTCAGAGCTAGACACAAGAGTCTTTGTACATGGACAGAGAGGGCACCAACAATTTTAGAATAAATTGCGTCACACAGAATTCTAACTCGAGACATTGGGCTATGATACCATATCAAGTTTCATGCATCAGCCAACATAAGTAACGATGAAAGGGTCATGCAATCCACTTATATATATACCAAAGAAAATTGGTGATGCTTGTTGATATCACAAATTTTCTTTGGTAGCAGTTCACCATAAAATACTAACTTCCATCGAAAAAAACATACTTCCTCCATTCATAAAAGGATATCGGAGATTTGTCTTAGTGCAGATGTATCTATACGTACTATATAAGCCTATTTCAAGATGTTCTAACTTTTTCTAAATCTTATTTCAGTTCAAATATAGTCCACATTCAAATATCCAAAATCTTATAATTCAGAGCGGAAATCTCACGTCAAATTCCAAGAACGAACTCGGCCCGTTTTGTACAGAAATAGATCAGCGACGACGATGTACTACCGTTGAACAGTGCCAAATATGGGCACTGCCACAGATCTGACCTTTCATTCGACACTGTTAAAAGGCTAGGACCTCAGTTTACCCCACAGATCATTAATTTCCGTTTCATCACGCAAGCACACCTCTCCTTTTTGGCACTGCCGAGATCCAGCACAGGTTAACCGGATCCAGTCTACCACAACATGTCACCAGGCACACCTCTCCTTTATTCCGGATGTCGATGGAACCAACGATGAGAAGAAAAAGGAACATACGCGTGCATGCCTGGAATCAATCAGGATAGATAGATACATACAGATTCCTGGAACTGCACCCAGCTTATGAGTGTCCATCATCAGCATCATGTGTGCCACCAAAAACTGAGAAGATGGATCAAGGAGAAAAGCCCCTGAAATCATTACAGGCAGGAAGAGCGGGAAAAAAGAGGATGCATGCAAATGCAGGTGCAGTAGCACCATGCAATGTCTGAGACGTCAAAAGTTACATGGATCTTTGCCATTCGCTTTCAGACatgatttccatatctacttatctAGGATTTCTGCCCACAAGTGGATCTAATGAACATATATGCTTATTCCATGGTTTCAGAATGCGAATTGAACTGCCCGAGCTACATAAGGCTTATTTCAAAACTTCAAGATTGCAAAAAGGATTACATAAACTTTCCCATGCTTGATTTACAAGAAAAGCCTGATAGACAGCAGGCATTAGTATGAGCAGGCGTAGGTTTTCTGTAAGCTGCTGCCTGGACTGCACTAGTGTTGGGAAGTAAGGAAATCGATGGTATCTTTAAGTCCGTGGATGAagacatccacctcctcctttgtGTTGTAGAAGTGAAGACTGGCACGGGCACTTGCGGTGATACCGAGGGTTCGATGCAAAATCTGTGCGCAATGATGCCCTGACCGAATTGCCACGCCATGCTGAAACAAAATAGTCAAGCATATATCAGTTCTGCATTGCTAGTGCTACCAGACATATTTCTCATGGCAGTATGCAAAATGCATCATAAAAGACAACAATTCGGCCACAATGTTCTATCATTCACAATTCTTTTGTGCAGTTCAACAAGATAGTTGAAAAAAAAAGATATTTTCATAATGCCGGGTGTTCACTTGCTATAGTTTCTGGTTGTCATGCGATGTAAATATACCTAGAATTCTACCCTCATTTAGAGGGCAGGTGAAACTAAGCAAAAAAGTAGCTCCTAGATAGACCAGTAATACTGGAAAACACATAGTGGAGACTCACAAAATTCCCAGGAAAATTTCTTTATGCAATCTAATAAAGAAGCACGGAGCTAGCACACAAGGAGTACAACTATGGCTAAAAAACAGAACACACATTTGTATGCgagggcatgtacaatgcaagATGCTTAGAAATGTGCTTGTACAAATAAACCGGTTTATCCTTAAGCATTAATGCTTATTTCTGTAGCAGAGGTGCCTAATTAAGCACCTGGTCTGTAGAAATAAGCTCTACTGCTTAATCAATAATCGGTTTACTTTGTATAAGCACCTTGCATTGTACATGTCCTGATGCAGTGGTTGAAAATCAGCATACCTGAAGATCAAGAATTTCTGCAATATCTGTTGGATGAACATTCTCAACATTGAAAGAACATAAAGGAGCACGGTGATCACTTTGGGAAGGAGCTGGACCATAGACCCGAACCTTTGGAACGGAAAGAAGGCTCTCATAAAGATAAGCCCCCAACTCTTTCTGGATGGCACAAAATGACAAGTGAGGCAATAACATAGGGATAAATTTACAACTCTTTTTGGACAGTACAATATGCACAATCCTAAGAACGAACAAGAAGACTAACAATGTTTCAAAGAAAATATTAAAGGGAGGTCATACAATGAAAGAATTAAAACTGACCTCATACTCATGGATCCTGTGCATGCCAAAGTTTGACAGATAATCTATTGCTGCTCCCAATGCAATAGCCTCTCCAATGGCAGGAGTTCCAGCCTCAAATCTTTTCAGTATACAGATAGTTAGAGACTTAGatccaacaaaaaaaaatctcaagtGCAATATCAGGTGTCCTTTTTCAGTTGCATTTGCAAAAAATGTGAAGCAGAGACGAACTTGTAAAACGCTTAAGAAGGCAGCTTTTTTGACGAAAATAATAATGGAAGTGTAAAACAATTAAAACTACAACATATCTTTATCTTTAATTCTATAAACAAAACCAGTTGGTGGTGCTCAGTTTTCCCTAAGATGAAACCGACTATTATATTTACTACTGAAGTCAAGATTAAGACCACCCACTTAATCTGTTCTGCAGAAACACCTCATTCTACGCGGATACACTGAGTCGCACCTCAATTCAATAAAACAATTAGTACTGTAAACTTGTAGGATGACTTTTTAGTCCGTAGCAATACAGGGGTGTAAGGGTTCCTCATGTTATCTTGTGGACTTTCCATAGCACGACATGCCGAGTGAGTTAAAGAGGAAAAGCAATCGGCTAGAACTCCACCGGCAGAAAAGAGGGTCCTGCAGGAGGAGCAGGTACAGCGCAAGGCGGCTATGTCCCTACAGGCTGCAGGAAGAGCAGGATCAGTGCTGGGAGACGTCTGAATGAAGAAGCAGCGATCGTAGCTCGGAATGAGAGCAGGGCGGTGGCGTGCAAGAGCAGTGGCAGAGGCACAATAGAGGTGATGGGCTGAAAGATTGTTACCAGGATCAAGTGAGGGGAAATAAATGAGATCGGTCGAGAAACCGACCAATAGAAGTTAACGTAAAAAACTGTCCATGATACCATGTACTTCTATCATTTGTGCTAATGTATTATTCTGCACCGTCTTTGTTCATAACATAATAACATATGATAGCATGAAATGACAGATATGAATTAGCCTGGAATGGTCAAAAGAAGAAGTTGAAACTCGATTCCTCACCTAGAAGGTGGCTCAGCATATGTAGATTTGTCTTCGAACACATCTGCAATCATTTCACCACCACCTACAAGGAAAATACTATTTCAAGACTATTTACAACAATATGCTTATTTCAAGAGGAAACCTAGTCTTAGTCATGGCTGTATTTCAACAAGAGGAGCTAACTACCTAATTTATCCTTTGATACAGAAAAGAAATTCCTTCTGCCTTACAGTATTTTACCTAAGAAAGGCTCCATAGATGACAAGATCTCGAATTTTCCATGCAAGAATCCGACGCCTGTAGGGCCACACATCTGAGAAGTTAAGCCCGTAACTTGTAAAGGTCAATAATTTTGCTGTTGGTGAAATGACTATAATTTGTTGCTAACAGAGAATTGATAACAAAAACCTTATGCGAGGATGCAACTAGAAAATCTGCACCAAGCTTCTGAACATCAACTGGCATATGGGGGACACTTTGACAAGCATCTACAAGAACTTTAGCTCCGACTCTGTTTGAACATGCTACAATCTCCTCAATAGGAAGCATTGAACCTGGAAGTAATTAAGGAATATGATATACTAGAATCCTTCTCAGTAACTGTTCTATCAAGACAGAAATAACACGAAATGGAAATTAGAATGGTGGGGACCAAATCAGCGAAGATTTTCCATAAATCTAGCGTTCTCGCATAACTCATAACCCATCGTGACCAAACAATGCAAATAAATGAACCAAGTCAGACACTCAGAATACCATGCCGACTTACAGTCAACCGGTACCAAAGAAACTATAAAGTATCTTATAGAAGTGTACGAAGCTACTTGAGTTACCATTCTGTTATTAATAAATAGTCTGACATAACTAATTCTAATTTGTACTCCATAATGCTTTCACTCAACTGAAACACACATTTGCGTCACATTTTGACTCAAACGTGCATGCCTTGCACTAGCAATAATATCCTTTCATCACAAAAGG contains:
- the LOC124703287 gene encoding cysteine desulfurase 1, chloroplastic-like; translation: MATAAAAAGVASLRYFPSSLRNRVYPGTTSGGGAVTFSPRRGRGASAAAVAAPSREAEPASSLGDLTRVDFPILDQEFDGNKLVYFDNGATSQKPSHVMKALDDYYRFYNSNVHRGIHALSAKATGAYEAARIKVANFVNAADSREIIFTRNATEAINLVAYSWGLSNLKQGDEIVLTVAEHHSAIVPWQFVSQKTGAVLKYVGLTKEEVPDIEQLKGLLSNKTKIVVVHHVSNVLGSMLPIEEIVACSNRVGAKVLVDACQSVPHMPVDVQKLGADFLVASSHKMCGPTGVGFLHGKFEILSSMEPFLGGGEMIADVFEDKSTYAEPPSRFEAGTPAIGEAIALGAAIDYLSNFGMHRIHEYEKELGAYLYESLLSVPKVRVYGPAPSQSDHRAPLCSFNVENVHPTDIAEILDLQHGVAIRSGHHCAQILHRTLGITASARASLHFYNTKEEVDVFIHGLKDTIDFLTSQH